From Plasmodium relictum strain SGS1 genome assembly, chromosome: 8, the proteins below share one genomic window:
- the HAP2 gene encoding male gamete fusion factor HAP2, putative has protein sequence MKEKTKKLKIKYKLRLLIFFLFYFIFKNYILDNNIRKKGSFIKLVYSFSKKKVCTSSSDDSTCRTVAFGKLDVSNNSVLRLKILRPDGKGYFLTIRRDYVVISYYLKYIKDIPLKYREVVDLFTNHKYEKYSSKEIEEFTYKCNVRRIEDIKRGDKVGNFPPYFLEYMRGESCKCPSFHLFKNDNFIKRVKLKCNYFNMLFTDSAVVYSRHCPIMDLFYFSVYDIDYPPIFNTYVDITLQEYSYDDVSTVLNNKNDLVTKEKKYELNDSMTEIRDDYFDIWLFLRSEFHGKRSLVNLSNDYILIPSSPKNDSDVISSDVTRYCGLKKDSPLLKGCDYNGICDVIHPCLRKAMMLPKYLFDLSGKTCNKLGVSLNKWRDGEGNFCGSNAGYCLSASLLRYYDEHTTSISKNSVSKYKIKNTYASEAQTKIYNSYNLPDYLKEKINNKKVPEAKDLDNKVFYNEDTAAHTQFIEYKYNGNHSVEINFETNALEVYEIRPISTATITHITTPKNCSSNYSDSKDCVLIVHVWNNNKKMGANFSCHVVCTEKGSEKLASHISPIDKVNAFIEADKNYAFYFIIKFLINKKIETICKAIIKDANGKECSKEEFKLESKETVHVIESNIEETKTETTFTKYESDSTDAFASAKDTCQCSFDLLCYFFNFKKCSSYYSNLLKEFIGKFATLSILIILTPSLIPLFPFFIKFFFKCLFLPIKICFSCTTTKKKKRQKYRNIHKYDNKYEKYRKKRKDFSSSNDTRSSSTESIKKNELKRGRTMKHKRYKNKKKKERKIRDFSHYSGTSLESTITYSTPSIASISLSESNISSNSYTHNSSRKKKNTRKYKSRDKYKKKNKYKGTSDYSS, from the exons atgaaagaaaagacaaaaaaattgaaaattaaatataaactaagactcttaattttttttttgttttactttatatttaaaaattatatattagacaataatattagaaaaaaaggtTCGTTCATTAAGttagtatattctttttcaaaaaaaaaggtttGCACTTCTTCATCAGATGATTCTACTTGCCGTACTGTTGCTTTTGGGAAATTAGATGTTTCTAATAATTCa gtACTAAGATTGAAGATATTGAGACCTGATGGAAAAGGTTATTTTTTAACTATTCGAAGAGATTATGTTGtaatttcatattatttaaaatatataaaggaTATTCCTCTTAAATATAGAGAAGTAGTAGACTTATTTACTAATcataaatatgaaaagtaTTCATCAAAGGAAATAGAAGAGTTCACTTATAAATGTAATGTTAGGAGAATTGAAGATATAAAAAGGGGGGATAAGGTTGGAAATTTTCCACCTTATTTTCTTGAGTATATGAGAGGAGAGTCATGTAAATGCCCATCTTTtcatctttttaaaaatgataattttataaaaagggtaaaattaaaatgcaATTATTTCAATATGTTATTCACTGATTCTGCAGTAGTTTATAGCAGGCATTGTCCTATAAtggatttattttatttttctgttTATGATATTGATTATCCTCCTATATTTAATACTTATGTCGATATAACATTACAAGAATATTCATACGATGATGTGTCTActgttttaaataataagaaCGATTTGGTTacgaaagaaaaaaaatatgagtTAAATGATTCTATGACAGAAATTAGAGATGATTACTTCGATATTTGGCTATTTTTAAGAAGTGAATTTCATGGAAAAAGAAGCTTAGTTAATTTATCAAATGACTATATTTTAATTCCATCTTCACCTAAAAATGACTCAGATGTAATATCAAGTGATGTTACAAGATATTGCggtttaaaaaaagattctCCTCTCTTAAAAGGATGTGATTATAATGGGATATGCGATGTTATTCATCCTTGTTTAAGAAAAGCAATGATGCTACCAAAATATCTTTTTGATTTAAGTGGAAAAACATGCAATAAATTAGGAGTATCTTTAAATAAATGGAGAGATGGAGAGGGAAATTTTTGTGGATCTAATGCGGGATATTGTTTGTCAGCTAGTCTTTTAAGATATTATGATGAGCATACAACTTCTATTAGTAAGAATTCTGTATCAAAATATAAGATTAAGAATACCTATGCTTCAGAAGCACAAACGAAAATTTAcaattcatataatttacCTGATTACTTgaaagagaaaataaataataagaaaGTTCCAGAAGCAAAAGATCTTGATAATAAagttttttataatgaaGACACAGCAGCACATACCCAGTTTATTGAGTACAAATATAATGGAAATCATTCCGTagaaataaattttgaaaCAAATGCTCTTGAAGTTTATGAAATACGACCAATATCAACTGCAACTATTACCCACATTACTACACCAAAAAATTGCTCTTCTAATTATTCTGATTCTAAAGATTGTGTATTAATTGTTCATGTATGgaataacaataaaaaaatgggTGCTAACTTTTCATGCCATGTTGTGTGTACAGAAAAGGGAAGTGAAAAATTAGCTAGTCATATTAGCCCTATCGATAAAGTGAATGCATTTATTGAAGCagataaaaattatgctttttattttattattaaatttttaataaataaaaaaatagaaactATTTGCAAAGCAATTATAAAAGATGCAAATGGAAAGGAATGCTCTAAAGAAGAATTTAAATTAGAATCAAAAGAAACAGTACATGTTATTGAATCGAATATAGAAGAAACAAAAACAGAAACAACCTTTACTAAATATGAAAGTGATAGCACTGATGCATTTGCTTCTGCTAAGGATACATGTCAATGCtcatttgatttattatgttatttttttaattttaaaaagtgcTCTTCTTATTAttcaaatttattaaaagaattcaTTGGTAAATTTGCAACATTATCTATCTTGATTATCCTTACACCATCCCTGATACCtctttttccattttttattaaatttttttttaaatgcttATTTCTtccaataaaaatatgtttctCTTGTACTacaacaaaaaagaaaaaaagacaaaaatatagaaatattcACAAATACGacaataaatatgaaaaatataggaaaaaaagaaaagatttTTCATCTTCAAATGATACAAGAAGTTCTAGTACtgaaagtataaaaaaaaatgagttaAAAAGAGGAAGAACAATGAAACATAAAAGatacaaaaacaaaaaaaaaaaggaaagaaaAATAAGAGATTTTAGTCATTATAGCGGTACATCATTAGAAAGTACCATTACATATTCAACCCCTTCCATTGCGTCTATTAGTTTAAGTGAATCAAATATCTCCTCTAATTCATATACTCATAATTCTTccagaaagaaaaaaaatactagaaaatataaaagcaGAGATAagtataaaaagaaaaataagtataaGGGAACGTCAGACTACTCAtcttag